The following proteins come from a genomic window of Acetivibrio cellulolyticus CD2:
- a CDS encoding MutS family DNA mismatch repair protein, giving the protein MVAKERYEKRRDCYLRLNQKHVKAINTISNLRLLVFISGIALTVFLFIIKYYIIMAAIFIAFAFLFGYLMVQHDKLFKAKMYSSMLVKINEDSLKRINGEWDTFLDDGKDFLDGNHEYAYDLDIFGNRSMFQWINVANTYLGRKALGGLLSGSSKDAARIKMRQEAVKELALKLGWRHRFLAEGLVVSNNMKNPEKLIDWANEEHSFYRKTWLNIIVKVLPAVTILSLILSIWISAIPYYIPAILIIVQYFILRYKRLERHEIFNTADKFNKDIRVYYKMLKLFENKKFEATLIKEISTKMAGKVAKPAYEQVNRLAKIIDSISNRHAPFYFVFNILTLWDYHNMITLEKWKDVSGRYLKAWLEGIGDVEALASLAIINHDNPDWVMPEISEGDKESFEAVQMGHPLITLNRVYNNLNFNSPTKVLLITGSNMSGKSTLLRTAGINLALAYTGAPVCAQVFRASIMDIHSCMRVSDDLGKSISSFYAELLRIKEILKEAKEGRKVFFLLDEIFKGTNSRDRHTGARVLIEELSRTKSIGMVSTHDFELCDLELKNQKIRNYHFEEYYKDNKIHFDYKLRNGVSTTRNAIYLMKMAGIDIDESAL; this is encoded by the coding sequence ATGGTTGCAAAGGAGAGGTATGAAAAACGAAGGGATTGCTATTTAAGGCTAAACCAAAAACATGTTAAGGCTATAAATACAATTAGTAACTTAAGATTATTAGTGTTTATATCAGGTATTGCATTAACCGTCTTTTTATTCATAATTAAGTACTACATTATAATGGCTGCGATTTTTATAGCATTTGCGTTCTTGTTCGGTTACTTGATGGTTCAACATGATAAATTGTTTAAAGCTAAAATGTATTCTTCAATGCTTGTAAAAATAAATGAAGATTCTTTAAAGCGTATAAATGGAGAGTGGGATACATTCCTTGATGACGGCAAGGATTTTCTTGATGGGAATCACGAATATGCATATGATCTTGACATTTTCGGAAACAGGTCTATGTTCCAATGGATTAATGTTGCAAATACCTATTTAGGGCGAAAGGCATTAGGCGGATTGTTATCTGGAAGCAGCAAAGATGCAGCCCGCATAAAAATGCGTCAGGAAGCAGTAAAAGAGCTAGCCTTGAAGTTGGGGTGGAGGCACAGGTTTTTGGCTGAAGGACTGGTTGTGTCAAATAATATGAAAAACCCTGAAAAGCTTATTGATTGGGCCAATGAAGAACATTCATTTTACAGAAAAACATGGCTCAACATAATTGTAAAAGTATTGCCTGCAGTTACCATACTATCTTTAATACTGTCAATATGGATTTCGGCAATCCCTTACTACATACCAGCGATCTTGATAATTGTTCAATATTTTATATTGCGCTATAAGCGTTTGGAAAGACATGAGATTTTCAATACAGCCGATAAGTTTAACAAGGATATAAGAGTTTATTACAAAATGTTAAAGCTCTTTGAAAATAAGAAATTCGAAGCTACGTTAATAAAAGAAATTAGTACTAAGATGGCTGGGAAAGTAGCAAAGCCTGCATACGAGCAGGTAAACAGACTGGCAAAAATAATTGATTCTATTTCCAATAGACATGCTCCGTTTTATTTTGTTTTTAATATACTTACCCTTTGGGATTATCATAACATGATTACTTTGGAAAAATGGAAAGACGTGTCAGGAAGGTATTTAAAAGCATGGCTTGAAGGGATTGGTGATGTTGAAGCTTTAGCCAGTCTGGCAATAATAAACCATGATAATCCTGACTGGGTGATGCCGGAGATTTCGGAAGGTGACAAAGAGAGTTTTGAAGCTGTCCAGATGGGGCATCCACTTATAACATTAAACAGGGTATACAACAATCTAAATTTTAATTCGCCGACAAAGGTACTTCTCATTACTGGTTCAAATATGTCCGGTAAAAGTACGCTTTTGAGAACAGCTGGAATAAACCTGGCTCTGGCTTATACAGGAGCTCCGGTTTGTGCACAGGTTTTTCGTGCATCTATCATGGATATACATAGCTGTATGAGGGTTAGTGATGATCTGGGCAAAAGCATTTCCTCATTCTATGCAGAGCTTTTAAGGATCAAGGAGATTCTTAAGGAAGCCAAGGAAGGACGAAAAGTCTTTTTCCTTCTGGATGAGATATTCAAAGGAACCAATTCTAGAGACCGACATACAGGAGCAAGGGTTTTGATTGAGGAACTCAGTAGGACTAAATCCATTGGAATGGTATCTACCCATGATTTTGAGCTTTGTGATTTAGAGTTGAAGAACCAGAAGATAAGGAACTATCACTTCGAAGAGTACTATAAAGATAACAAGATCCATTTTGACTATAAGCTTCGTAATGGCGTTTCAACAACACGCAATGCCATTTATCTCATGAAAATGGCAGGTATTGATATAGATGAAAGTGCACTTTGA
- the trhA gene encoding PAQR family membrane homeostasis protein TrhA encodes MSKLPLKLTFGEEVANAITHGVASLLVLFSIPLVSIIAYTKGSIYDVVGVTIFCVSIFLMFLMSTFYHIMEHETKHKRIMRIFDHIFIYVAIAGTYTPIAISVIGGWQAIVILSIQWAMVLFGILYKSISKNSMPKFSLMIYLVMGWTLIIFMPLFFQKANPLLFWLILAGGALYSAGAAVYARKGFKYHHMVWHLFVFFGALTHFIGICFFMYK; translated from the coding sequence TTGTCAAAGCTACCATTAAAACTCACATTTGGGGAAGAAGTTGCAAATGCTATAACCCATGGTGTAGCATCACTGCTTGTACTGTTTTCCATCCCTTTAGTATCAATCATTGCATACACCAAAGGCTCAATATATGATGTAGTAGGCGTCACTATTTTTTGTGTGTCAATTTTTTTAATGTTCCTCATGTCAACGTTTTATCACATAATGGAGCATGAAACAAAACACAAAAGAATAATGAGGATATTTGATCATATATTTATTTATGTCGCAATTGCAGGTACATATACCCCTATAGCAATATCTGTCATAGGTGGATGGCAAGCGATCGTTATACTCTCAATACAATGGGCTATGGTTTTATTCGGCATTCTTTACAAGTCCATTTCCAAAAATTCAATGCCAAAGTTTTCGCTTATGATATATCTAGTTATGGGCTGGACACTTATTATTTTCATGCCGTTATTCTTCCAAAAAGCCAACCCTCTTCTTTTCTGGCTTATTCTTGCCGGAGGAGCACTATATTCTGCCGGAGCTGCTGTTTATGCCCGCAAAGGTTTCAAATATCACCATATGGTATGGCATTTATTCGTATTTTTTGGGGCATTAACACACTTTATCGGCATATGCTTCTTTATGTATAAATAA
- a CDS encoding cation-transporting P-type ATPase, whose protein sequence is MNLGSNEIALLNRNSIVRDPNSPSNLIVEEVYLDGKLIKAEYVDEEEKSFGIFMHSLVLSNYAEVIKINNREVDIIGDEYEKAIFHYAASKGFDKKLIETIAPKVNELTFEYDNSLKVSTHIINEKLRIVSKGTPEELLKRCSHILMDSKFVKVTRKLYKEVNMVLKDMLNRCSSVYAIALKDVSSISKVLTKDKYINHMTLVGLVGMARA, encoded by the coding sequence ATGAATCTTGGTTCAAATGAAATAGCTTTGTTAAATAGAAATTCTATAGTAAGAGACCCAAACAGCCCTTCAAATTTGATTGTCGAAGAAGTTTACCTTGATGGGAAGCTTATAAAGGCAGAGTATGTCGATGAAGAAGAAAAGAGCTTTGGGATATTTATGCATTCCCTTGTACTTAGTAATTATGCTGAAGTTATTAAAATTAACAATAGAGAAGTTGATATAATAGGCGATGAATACGAAAAGGCAATTTTTCATTATGCTGCTTCGAAGGGGTTCGATAAGAAGCTTATTGAGACTATAGCACCAAAAGTAAATGAGCTTACGTTTGAATATGATAACAGCCTAAAAGTATCTACACATATAATTAATGAAAAGTTGAGAATAGTATCGAAAGGTACTCCGGAGGAGCTATTGAAGAGATGTTCTCACATATTGATGGATTCTAAATTCGTGAAGGTTACAAGGAAATTGTATAAAGAAGTGAATATGGTATTGAAAGATATGCTCAATAGATGCAGCAGTGTTTATGCAATAGCATTAAAAGATGTTTCGAGTATTTCCAAAGTGTTAACTAAGGATAAATATATAAACCATATGACTCTAGTTGGACTGGTAGGCATGGCTAGAGCTTAG
- a CDS encoding phosphoglycerate dehydrogenase yields MFKLQTLNKISSTGLDVFEKEKYDIASEMTNPDAILVRSANMLEMELQGNLKAIARAGAGVNNIPIDKCTEKGIVVFNTPGANANAVKELVIASLLLSSRKIFKGIEWAQTLKGNGSEVEKMVEKGKSQFEGPEIKGKRLGVIGLGAIGVMVANDALSLGMDVIGYDPYISINAAWDLSSSVHRATSLEQLISTSDYLTIHVPYMDSTKGMINKDLFNIMKKGVRLLNFARGGLVVNKDLFEALENDTVACYVTDFPSDELLGLDKVIAIPHLGASTPESEENCAMMAAVQMREFLEKGHIKNSVNFPDSELARSGDRRVIVAHDNVPNMFGQITSTIASYKINIGDMLSRHRDKIGYTIFDIEGSLSEEVVNRLKSISGVRMVRVI; encoded by the coding sequence TTGTTTAAATTACAAACGCTCAACAAAATCTCATCCACAGGTCTGGATGTATTTGAGAAAGAAAAATATGATATAGCATCCGAAATGACAAATCCTGACGCAATTCTTGTTAGAAGTGCAAATATGCTTGAAATGGAATTACAGGGCAATCTTAAGGCTATAGCAAGAGCTGGGGCAGGTGTAAACAATATTCCTATAGACAAATGTACAGAAAAGGGAATTGTAGTTTTTAACACACCAGGAGCAAATGCAAACGCAGTTAAGGAACTTGTAATTGCTTCCCTTTTGCTTTCTTCCAGGAAAATCTTCAAAGGAATAGAATGGGCGCAAACCCTTAAAGGTAACGGCAGTGAAGTTGAAAAAATGGTTGAAAAAGGAAAATCCCAATTTGAAGGTCCTGAAATAAAAGGTAAGAGACTTGGTGTCATAGGTTTGGGAGCAATAGGTGTTATGGTTGCGAATGATGCTCTTTCACTTGGTATGGATGTTATAGGCTACGACCCTTATATATCTATAAATGCTGCCTGGGATCTTTCAAGCAGCGTTCATAGAGCTACAAGCCTTGAACAGTTGATTTCAACATCCGATTACCTTACTATTCACGTACCTTACATGGATAGCACAAAAGGTATGATTAATAAAGATTTGTTCAATATAATGAAAAAGGGTGTAAGGTTATTAAACTTTGCAAGAGGCGGTCTTGTTGTGAATAAGGATCTATTTGAAGCTTTGGAAAACGATACTGTTGCTTGCTATGTAACAGATTTTCCAAGCGACGAGTTGTTAGGTCTTGATAAGGTAATCGCAATACCTCACCTCGGTGCATCAACTCCGGAATCCGAAGAAAACTGCGCAATGATGGCTGCTGTTCAAATGCGTGAATTCCTGGAAAAAGGTCATATCAAAAACTCTGTAAACTTCCCTGATTCAGAACTCGCACGTTCAGGGGATAGGAGGGTAATTGTTGCCCATGACAATGTACCAAATATGTTTGGACAAATAACTTCTACCATAGCTTCGTATAAAATAAATATTGGGGACATGCTCAGCCGTCATAGAGATAAAATAGGTTATACCATTTTTGATATCGAAGGCTCACTATCAGAGGAAGTAGTTAACAGATTAAAATCGATAAGCGGTGTTAGAATGGTAAGAGTTATATAA
- a CDS encoding S-layer homology domain-containing protein, with translation MNKKDKLLSLNKVQCIVMVFILVIGCLVTSFTYAVESSMQVNLAAVNGDPGTTVTVPLTLKNVPSSGIYTCSFWVTYDPQTFTSVSIASGNLITNTNDFHSNVNSEMGFVAMTFEAPADGSRMIKSDGTIAQIQLKIKSTASDGIYNLNYNLSRCAVYASGTDEITGVIYNGGSVIVGDATPTIAPTAIATESSIPTVTPSAIATVKPISVVTTTATPTPAITTLAEVTMIPSTQLTPTPSPEVTITPIITGELAIPKDINTHWAKLYITKLIKLEVIQGYPDGTIKPDNNINRAEAVTALMKSKGYSPSENAEFSFADSNAIPTWVKGFLKTALDLKVVGGYEDNTFRASRNVTRQEVVVMLMKTFGFEASEGQDLVIADEGKIASWSKKYINTACKLGIVKGYSDNTFKPDKNVTRAELFTMISKCLEYMENQ, from the coding sequence ATGAATAAAAAGGACAAGCTGTTAAGTCTTAACAAAGTGCAGTGTATTGTAATGGTATTCATTTTAGTTATTGGTTGTTTGGTTACCTCGTTTACATACGCAGTAGAATCTTCTATGCAGGTAAATTTGGCTGCTGTAAATGGAGATCCGGGAACTACCGTTACTGTACCTTTGACACTTAAAAATGTTCCTTCATCCGGAATATATACATGTAGTTTTTGGGTAACTTACGATCCTCAAACTTTTACCTCTGTAAGTATAGCATCAGGAAATTTGATAACCAATACAAATGATTTTCACTCTAATGTTAACAGTGAAATGGGATTTGTAGCTATGACTTTTGAGGCACCAGCTGATGGAAGCAGAATGATAAAAAGTGACGGCACAATTGCACAAATCCAGTTAAAGATTAAGAGCACCGCATCTGATGGTATATACAACCTCAATTATAACCTTTCAAGGTGTGCTGTTTATGCTTCAGGAACAGATGAGATTACTGGTGTTATATATAATGGTGGTTCGGTAATAGTTGGAGATGCAACGCCAACTATAGCACCTACAGCGATAGCTACAGAATCTTCGATTCCGACAGTAACACCTTCAGCCATAGCAACAGTTAAACCAATATCTGTGGTAACAACTACAGCTACACCGACGCCAGCAATAACTACTTTAGCTGAAGTGACAATGATACCATCCACTCAATTAACACCAACACCATCTCCTGAGGTAACTATAACGCCGATTATAACAGGTGAATTAGCAATTCCCAAAGATATAAATACTCATTGGGCAAAATTATATATCACTAAGCTGATTAAACTGGAAGTTATTCAGGGGTATCCTGACGGAACAATAAAGCCGGACAATAACATAAATAGAGCAGAAGCTGTAACCGCTCTTATGAAGTCGAAAGGATATAGCCCATCAGAAAATGCAGAATTTAGCTTTGCAGATAGCAATGCAATACCTACATGGGTTAAGGGCTTCCTAAAAACAGCTTTAGATCTTAAGGTTGTAGGTGGATATGAGGATAATACATTTAGAGCATCAAGAAATGTCACAAGACAGGAAGTTGTTGTAATGCTTATGAAAACCTTCGGTTTTGAGGCTTCAGAAGGCCAAGACTTAGTAATTGCTGATGAAGGGAAAATTGCTTCATGGTCCAAAAAATACATCAATACAGCATGTAAATTAGGAATAGTAAAGGGCTACAGTGACAATACATTTAAACCAGATAAGAATGTTACAAGGGCGGAGCTTTTCACTATGATTTCTAAGTGTCTTGAGTACATGGAAAACCAATAA
- a CDS encoding class I SAM-dependent methyltransferase, which produces MDSKQKMRGFRSPDIKVYHELQGYSKGQIYEGFIGCGGLYLVSKMLRLMNIKKGGIILDLGCGFGSAALFLAKKFDVTIIAVDLWNSPQMLVERANEEGFIQKIIPMQLDITKNIPFAENYFDAIFCMNSLFMFGGESDFLKRLFGTLKAGGTLCIGSECFNKEPDYEVIPEVYNFDWDWSVWDGCCSKYHSPEWWHSMIDSTGVIDIQYCEELDDGRILFEDFVMNYQDYVSKNIIDMGAVIPQERLAQQVQYGIEYGLCPTLYILKGVKK; this is translated from the coding sequence ATGGATTCAAAACAAAAAATGAGGGGATTTAGAAGCCCTGATATTAAGGTCTATCATGAATTGCAAGGCTATTCCAAAGGTCAAATATATGAAGGCTTTATTGGCTGTGGTGGTTTATACCTGGTATCTAAAATGCTTAGATTAATGAATATCAAAAAAGGCGGAATTATTCTTGATCTTGGTTGTGGTTTTGGATCAGCAGCTTTATTTCTTGCAAAAAAGTTTGATGTTACAATTATTGCAGTAGATTTGTGGAATTCACCTCAAATGCTGGTAGAAAGGGCCAATGAAGAGGGATTCATACAAAAAATTATTCCCATGCAACTTGATATAACTAAAAATATACCATTTGCAGAGAACTATTTTGATGCGATCTTTTGTATGAATTCACTGTTTATGTTTGGCGGAGAATCAGACTTCTTAAAAAGGTTGTTTGGTACCTTAAAAGCTGGGGGAACACTTTGCATAGGAAGTGAATGCTTTAATAAGGAGCCTGATTATGAGGTGATTCCTGAAGTTTATAATTTCGATTGGGATTGGAGTGTATGGGATGGTTGCTGTTCAAAGTATCATTCACCTGAGTGGTGGCATTCAATGATAGATAGTACAGGAGTTATAGACATCCAATACTGTGAGGAACTTGATGACGGAAGGATATTGTTTGAAGATTTTGTTATGAATTATCAGGATTATGTGAGTAAAAACATTATTGATATGGGTGCGGTAATACCCCAGGAAAGACTGGCCCAACAGGTTCAATATGGGATAGAATACGGATTATGTCCTACTTTATACATATTGAAAGGAGTTAAGAAATAG
- a CDS encoding GNAT family N-acetyltransferase encodes MIEKVRKIKFEELSNLLELYKYLNPEDPELKVDEKLETLWNEMFKDPHYYCLVIEEDGIIVSSCILVIIRNLTRDARPYALIENVVTHGQYRKKGYGTAVLKKAVDIAKEKNCYKVMLMTGRKEESTLRFYEKAGFEKGQKTAFIIRF; translated from the coding sequence ATGATTGAGAAAGTGAGAAAAATAAAGTTTGAAGAGCTTAGTAACTTGCTTGAGCTATACAAGTACTTGAATCCTGAAGATCCTGAACTGAAAGTAGATGAAAAACTGGAAACGTTGTGGAATGAGATGTTTAAAGATCCTCATTATTATTGTTTGGTAATTGAAGAGGATGGTATAATAGTTTCTTCGTGTATACTGGTCATTATAAGAAATTTGACAAGAGACGCCAGGCCGTATGCATTGATAGAAAATGTAGTGACACATGGGCAATACCGCAAAAAAGGATATGGAACTGCAGTTCTAAAAAAAGCAGTTGATATAGCAAAAGAAAAGAACTGTTATAAAGTTATGCTAATGACAGGCAGAAAAGAAGAAAGCACGCTTAGATTTTATGAAAAAGCGGGTTTTGAAAAGGGGCAGAAAACTGCATTTATTATAAGGTTTTAA
- a CDS encoding isochorismatase family cysteine hydrolase, translated as MGDKKAENNQKVLLVIDIQEDYTGDTATRPFPYKDSDQFIAGVNKIIEAASMKNIIVVYIKQEFDNFMGKMFSQLFCGGTAIKGSPGAQIDKRINIKSDFCFSKPGADAFSSVKFREFLNEYKVSELYLVGLDAQFCIYSTAKGAKKHGYDVTIIKDGIILMDEKKWDELLKKYERNGFKLISSVEL; from the coding sequence ATGGGTGATAAAAAAGCCGAAAACAATCAAAAGGTTTTATTGGTTATAGATATTCAGGAAGATTATACAGGGGATACTGCGACGCGTCCCTTCCCATACAAAGACTCTGATCAATTTATTGCCGGAGTGAATAAAATAATAGAAGCTGCATCAATGAAAAATATTATTGTAGTGTATATTAAACAAGAATTTGATAATTTTATGGGTAAGATGTTTTCGCAATTGTTTTGCGGAGGCACTGCTATTAAGGGAAGTCCTGGAGCACAGATTGATAAAAGAATTAATATCAAGTCCGACTTTTGTTTTTCAAAGCCAGGGGCGGACGCATTTTCAAGTGTAAAATTTAGAGAATTTCTCAATGAGTATAAGGTTAGTGAATTATATCTGGTTGGATTAGATGCCCAATTCTGCATCTACTCTACAGCAAAGGGTGCCAAAAAACATGGATATGATGTAACCATTATTAAAGATGGGATTATATTGATGGATGAAAAGAAATGGGATGAACTTTTAAAAAAATATGAACGTAACGGTTTTAAGCTTATTTCAAGTGTAGAATTATAA
- the helD gene encoding RNA polymerase recycling motor HelD: MAAEKHSAYKEELERCNYTLGYVEKSLESTVRKKERLDNDIDSVQKHFTSENSQSYIDLMINTTIRDTLALRLRNLLVARSKPYFARIDFKEKDSSKRENLYIGKMSLMRDEDQEVIIVDWRAPIANLYYEGRIGEADYWCPGGNIKGELTLKRQFAINEGILQEIFDIDITTNDEFLQTYLGATSDNRLKEIVSTIQVEQNKIIRADMWKPLIVQGAAGSGKTTIALHRIAYLVYTFEKSFEPENFMIIAPNKLFLNYISEVLPELGVERVKQTTFEDFAMELIGKRFKLKDPFEKLTKFVNHNVTEEQIYANRILKKCSQFKASMLFREVMDDYVKHIESSFIPKEHFKIANTVVFKYAEINDLFLKQYKNWPIVRRIDEIKKYLSNRLKQKKDVIIFNLNEQCDNVIRNLKDIMEDSEDRQRLIIEAIDKRDAVVGKIESYAKSAVNEYIKKISKFSPYEYYSDLINNEELFNKLLYSKAEKELIDYTRNHTRETLKSGYLEIEDIAPIIYLKYLIHGMDEKIPVKHIVIDEGQDFSAFQFYVLRKIVKDSSFTILGDLCQSIHSYRGIRTWQDVVDDVFEGQKCGFLTLEESYRTTVEIMGAANTVISKIKDHGLVLAKPVIRHGDKVKIIERQSIKEIAEDISARIKRCRSENFKTAAVVCKTVEECQNMYKLLKGKIDDLNIITGKEEEYKNSTLIVPSYLTKGLEFDVVIIADAGIDVYKEDELDIKLLYVSMTRALHKLCIYYNGEISSLLDNVGAHCERDSN, from the coding sequence ATGGCTGCGGAAAAGCATTCGGCGTATAAGGAAGAGCTGGAAAGGTGTAATTATACACTTGGGTATGTTGAAAAGAGCCTGGAATCGACTGTTAGGAAGAAGGAGCGATTAGACAATGATATTGATAGTGTACAAAAACATTTTACTTCAGAAAACAGCCAGAGCTATATCGATCTAATGATTAATACGACAATTAGGGATACGCTAGCACTAAGACTCAGAAATCTTTTGGTAGCAAGGAGTAAACCTTATTTTGCTCGGATAGATTTTAAAGAGAAGGACAGCAGCAAAAGGGAAAATCTATATATTGGCAAGATGTCTCTAATGAGAGATGAAGATCAGGAAGTTATTATTGTTGATTGGCGTGCGCCCATAGCGAACCTTTACTATGAAGGGAGAATAGGAGAGGCGGATTATTGGTGCCCTGGCGGCAATATAAAAGGTGAGCTCACATTAAAAAGACAGTTTGCGATTAATGAAGGTATTTTACAGGAGATTTTCGATATTGACATAACAACCAATGACGAATTCCTGCAAACATATTTAGGGGCAACCAGTGACAATAGACTTAAGGAAATTGTATCTACAATACAGGTTGAGCAGAACAAAATAATCAGGGCCGATATGTGGAAGCCCTTAATTGTGCAAGGTGCCGCCGGAAGCGGTAAGACAACTATTGCACTTCACAGGATTGCATATCTTGTATACACGTTTGAGAAATCCTTTGAACCTGAAAACTTCATGATTATAGCTCCTAACAAGCTTTTCTTAAATTATATATCTGAAGTACTGCCGGAACTCGGTGTTGAAAGAGTTAAGCAGACCACTTTTGAAGATTTTGCTATGGAATTGATAGGCAAAAGGTTTAAGCTTAAGGATCCCTTTGAGAAGCTTACAAAGTTTGTAAATCACAATGTGACAGAAGAGCAGATATATGCAAACCGTATTTTGAAAAAATGTTCTCAGTTTAAAGCGTCAATGCTGTTCAGAGAAGTTATGGATGATTACGTCAAGCATATTGAAAGCTCTTTTATCCCAAAGGAACACTTTAAAATTGCAAACACGGTGGTATTTAAATATGCAGAGATAAACGATTTATTTCTGAAACAGTATAAAAACTGGCCGATTGTACGCCGTATTGACGAAATAAAGAAGTATCTATCAAATAGATTGAAGCAGAAAAAGGACGTTATAATATTTAATCTCAACGAACAGTGCGATAATGTAATACGTAATTTAAAAGATATCATGGAAGACAGTGAAGACAGGCAAAGGCTGATAATTGAAGCAATTGACAAAAGGGATGCTGTGGTCGGCAAAATTGAGAGCTATGCTAAAAGTGCTGTAAATGAATATATAAAGAAGATATCAAAGTTTAGTCCATATGAGTATTATTCAGATCTTATTAACAATGAAGAGCTGTTTAACAAGCTTCTATATAGCAAGGCAGAAAAGGAATTGATTGATTATACCAGAAACCATACGAGAGAGACTTTGAAATCAGGATATCTGGAAATTGAAGATATTGCTCCGATAATATACTTAAAGTATCTAATACATGGAATGGATGAGAAAATACCTGTTAAGCATATTGTAATAGACGAGGGGCAGGACTTTAGTGCATTTCAGTTTTATGTGCTTAGAAAGATTGTAAAGGACAGCTCATTTACAATCTTGGGTGACCTATGCCAGAGTATTCATTCCTATAGGGGTATAAGGACCTGGCAGGATGTTGTGGATGATGTTTTTGAAGGCCAGAAGTGCGGATTCCTGACGCTAGAGGAGAGCTATAGAACTACAGTTGAAATTATGGGTGCTGCAAATACCGTAATAAGTAAAATTAAAGACCATGGTTTGGTGCTTGCAAAACCTGTTATAAGACATGGCGATAAAGTAAAAATAATTGAAAGGCAAAGCATAAAAGAGATTGCAGAGGATATATCGGCAAGGATTAAGCGGTGCAGAAGTGAAAATTTCAAAACAGCTGCGGTAGTTTGTAAGACTGTTGAAGAATGCCAAAATATGTACAAACTCTTGAAAGGTAAAATAGACGATCTGAATATAATAACAGGTAAGGAAGAAGAATATAAAAACAGTACACTTATTGTGCCATCCTACCTTACAAAAGGGTTGGAGTTTGATGTTGTAATAATAGCTGATGCGGGTATCGATGTGTACAAGGAAGATGAACTGGACATAAAACTTTTATATGTGTCAATGACGAGGGCGCTGCATAAGCTTTGTATATACTATAATGGTGAGATTTCGTCGCTGCTTGATAATGTGGGGGCACATTGTGAGCGAGACAGTAATTGA